A window from Flavobacterium sp. 83 encodes these proteins:
- a CDS encoding type II toxin-antitoxin system RelE/ParE family toxin, whose amino-acid sequence MAKYYLTNLAVNDLAEIWNYTYEEWSEKQANKYYKLILESCQELANYPSFGKNYELVQSDLLGYKANHHIIFFRIISAKEIEILRILHERMDLKSKL is encoded by the coding sequence ATGGCTAAATATTATTTGACAAACTTAGCTGTTAACGATTTAGCTGAAATATGGAATTATACTTATGAAGAATGGTCGGAAAAACAGGCCAATAAATATTATAAACTTATATTAGAATCGTGTCAGGAATTAGCAAATTACCCAAGCTTCGGGAAAAATTATGAGTTAGTTCAATCGGATCTTTTAGGATATAAAGCGAATCATCACATTATTTTTTTTAGAATTATTTCAGCCAAAGAAATAGAAATACTAAGAATACTTCACGAAAGGATGGATTTGAAATCTAAGCTTTAA
- a CDS encoding type II toxin-antitoxin system ParD family antitoxin has product MGKNTSISLGNHFEDFIDKSVSKGRFQNASEVIRAGLRMLEEEEDKILMLRNAIQEGIDSGLAKDYDPKKHLEMLQAKKKGNG; this is encoded by the coding sequence ATGGGAAAGAACACATCAATCTCTTTAGGAAACCATTTTGAGGATTTTATAGATAAAAGTGTCTCAAAAGGTCGTTTTCAAAATGCAAGTGAAGTAATTCGAGCTGGTCTTCGTATGTTAGAAGAAGAAGAAGATAAAATCTTAATGTTAAGAAATGCAATACAGGAAGGTATTGATAGTGGACTTGCAAAGGACTACGATCCAAAAAAGCATTTAGAAATGTTACAAGCAAAGAAAAAAGGGAATGGCTAA
- a CDS encoding DUF3644 domain-containing protein gives MQLRKGKTKTLLESSIDCALLSVEIYNKPRAPFRVESFITHMIMSWTRLLQAHFNHTIGETFFYKETNGRFKIIDGEKKAWELKTCIQKYGALSEGVKSNLEFFIKLRNKIEHRTISKDEIGLMIFGECQSLLYNYENELIKLFGSEYAINESLAYSLQFSRLRTAKQVEANKQLLSTEVREIKDFIEKYRLNIKESVFNTQEFSVKLIQLPKIANTNRNDLAIEFVNWNSISEDDRISYEKITALIKDKVQKTEVINPAKLKPGAIVTFVNENYQNNFNHYDHKCLLYIFSIKPTKEDGNNIDPFETNTKYCHYDEAHNDYLFQEEWSNFILSNITSGMLTREIWKTNFDNKIKLEISNYEIE, from the coding sequence ATGCAATTAAGAAAAGGTAAAACGAAAACACTTTTGGAAAGTTCAATTGATTGTGCTTTATTATCAGTAGAAATTTATAATAAACCAAGAGCGCCATTCCGAGTAGAAAGTTTTATCACTCATATGATTATGTCGTGGACAAGGCTTTTGCAAGCACATTTTAATCATACAATTGGAGAGACTTTTTTTTACAAAGAGACAAACGGAAGGTTTAAAATAATTGACGGAGAAAAAAAAGCTTGGGAATTAAAAACCTGCATACAGAAATATGGAGCGCTTTCAGAAGGGGTAAAATCTAATCTTGAATTCTTCATAAAACTTCGAAATAAAATTGAACACAGGACAATATCCAAAGACGAAATTGGACTAATGATTTTTGGAGAATGCCAATCTCTATTGTACAATTACGAGAATGAATTAATAAAACTATTCGGCTCTGAATATGCAATAAATGAAAGCTTAGCTTACTCACTACAGTTTTCAAGATTGAGAACAGCAAAACAAGTCGAAGCAAATAAACAATTATTATCAACCGAAGTTAGAGAAATTAAAGATTTTATTGAGAAATATAGATTAAACATAAAAGAAAGCGTATTTAATACTCAGGAATTTAGTGTCAAATTAATCCAATTACCAAAAATAGCTAACACAAATAGAAATGATTTAGCAATTGAATTTGTAAATTGGAATTCAATTTCAGAAGATGATAGAATTAGTTATGAAAAAATAACAGCATTGATAAAAGATAAAGTGCAGAAAACAGAAGTTATAAATCCTGCTAAATTAAAACCAGGTGCAATAGTAACTTTTGTAAATGAAAACTACCAAAATAATTTTAATCATTACGACCATAAATGTTTGCTATATATATTTTCAATTAAACCGACAAAAGAAGATGGTAATAACATTGACCCATTTGAAACGAATACTAAATATTGTCATTATGATGAAGCTCATAATGATTATTTATTTCAAGAAGAATGGAGTAATTTCATATTAAGCAATATAACTAGCGGTATGTTAACTAGAGAAATTTGGAAAACAAATTTTGACAACAAAATCAAACTTGAAATAAGTAATTATGAAATCGAATAG
- a CDS encoding saccharopine dehydrogenase family protein — MRVILIIGAGRSASSLIHYLLNKSEKEHLHLIIGDLSLDLAQKKTNNHPNATPIALDIFDENQRKEAIQKASIVISMLPAHLHIEVARDCIVYKKHLVTASYVSDAMQDLDVLAKENNLIFMNEIGLDPGIDHMSAMKVIDEIKDKGGNMLLFESFCGGLVAPESDTNLWNYKFTWAPRNVVLAGQGGAAKFIQEGTYKYIPYCNLFRRTEFLEVEEYGRFEAYSNRDSLKYRSVYGLDDVLTLYRGTIRKVGFSKAWNMFVQLGMTDDSYVMEDSENMSYREFVNSFLPYHPTDSVEIKMRLILKIDQDDIMWDKLLELDLFNRNKKVGLKNATPAQILEKILSDSWTLQPKDKDMIVMYHKFGYELNGKKEQIDSKMVCIGEDQTYTAMAKTVGLPVAMATLLILNGKITTPGVQLPIRKEVYLPILKELEEYGVVFKEQAMPYLGYNPDKDFN; from the coding sequence ATGAGGGTAATTTTAATCATTGGAGCAGGAAGATCAGCATCGTCGTTGATACACTATCTTTTAAATAAATCAGAAAAAGAGCATCTCCATCTGATTATTGGAGATTTATCATTGGATTTAGCGCAAAAGAAGACCAATAATCACCCCAATGCTACGCCTATAGCCTTAGATATTTTTGATGAAAATCAAAGAAAAGAAGCCATTCAAAAAGCCAGTATTGTTATTTCCATGCTGCCGGCACATTTGCATATTGAAGTGGCACGAGATTGTATTGTTTATAAAAAACACTTAGTCACGGCCTCTTATGTGAGTGATGCCATGCAGGATTTAGATGTTTTGGCAAAAGAAAACAACTTGATTTTCATGAATGAAATTGGTCTTGATCCGGGAATTGATCATATGAGCGCCATGAAAGTCATTGATGAAATTAAGGATAAGGGAGGCAATATGCTTTTGTTTGAATCTTTCTGTGGCGGATTAGTAGCACCGGAGTCCGATACTAATCTTTGGAATTATAAATTTACATGGGCGCCACGAAATGTGGTGTTGGCCGGACAAGGCGGAGCAGCTAAGTTTATTCAAGAAGGGACGTATAAATACATTCCGTATTGTAATTTATTTCGTAGAACTGAATTTCTGGAAGTAGAGGAGTACGGCCGATTTGAAGCTTATTCCAATAGGGATTCGCTCAAATATCGTAGTGTTTATGGATTGGATGATGTTCTCACCTTATATAGAGGAACCATTCGGAAAGTTGGATTTTCCAAAGCTTGGAATATGTTTGTACAATTGGGTATGACAGATGACAGTTATGTTATGGAAGATTCAGAAAACATGAGTTACCGCGAATTTGTGAATTCCTTTTTGCCATACCATCCTACGGATTCTGTAGAAATCAAAATGCGTTTGATTCTTAAAATCGACCAAGATGATATCATGTGGGACAAACTTTTAGAACTGGATTTGTTCAACCGCAATAAAAAAGTAGGCTTGAAAAATGCCACTCCGGCACAAATTCTGGAGAAAATCCTGAGCGACAGTTGGACGCTTCAGCCCAAAGACAAAGATATGATTGTCATGTACCATAAATTTGGGTACGAATTAAATGGCAAAAAAGAGCAAATAGATTCTAAAATGGTTTGCATTGGCGAAGACCAGACCTATACCGCAATGGCCAAAACCGTAGGTTTACCAGTTGCAATGGCTACATTATTAATTCTGAATGGTAAAATCACCACTCCGGGAGTACAGTTGCCAATTCGTAAAGAAGTCTATTTGCCTATTCTGAAAGAACTGGAAGAATACGGTGTTGTTTTTAAGGAACAAGCCATGCCTTACTTGGGTTATAACCCTGATAAAGATTTTAATTAG